In Bradyrhizobium sp. CCBAU 051011, the following are encoded in one genomic region:
- the aroB gene encoding 3-dehydroquinate synthase → MTAPLKHSADITVDVALGDRAYDIVIGRGVLETLGARVAALRPGVRTAIVTDRTVAKHWLEPAERSLSEAGIPTSRVIVEEGEISKTYAGLEKVSEALIAARIERNDLVIALGGGVVGDLAGFAAAILRRGVDFVQVPTSLLAQVDSSVGGKTGINSPQGKNLLGAFHQPVLVIADTSVLDTLSPRQFRSGYAEVAKYGVLGDEAFFAWLEANHADIFSGGAAREHAIATSCRAKAAIVSRDERENGERALLNLGHTFGHALEAATGFSDRLFHGEGVAIGMVLAAEFSARLGMISAADAARVDRHLASVGLPTHLQDIAGFAQEGLADADALMALMAQDKKVKRGKLTFILLQAIGRAVVANDVEPALVRDFLQQKLSG, encoded by the coding sequence ATGACTGCGCCACTGAAACATTCCGCCGATATCACGGTCGACGTCGCGCTCGGTGACCGCGCCTATGACATCGTCATCGGCCGTGGCGTGCTGGAGACGCTCGGCGCGCGCGTTGCCGCGCTGCGCCCCGGCGTGCGCACCGCCATCGTCACCGACCGCACCGTGGCCAAGCACTGGCTGGAGCCAGCCGAGCGATCGCTTAGCGAGGCCGGCATTCCGACTTCGCGCGTCATCGTCGAGGAAGGCGAGATATCGAAAACCTATGCCGGGCTCGAAAAGGTGAGCGAGGCGCTGATCGCAGCCAGGATCGAGCGCAACGATCTGGTGATCGCGCTCGGCGGCGGCGTGGTCGGCGATCTCGCCGGCTTCGCGGCGGCAATCTTGCGGCGCGGCGTCGATTTCGTGCAGGTGCCGACCTCACTGCTGGCGCAGGTGGATTCCTCGGTCGGCGGCAAGACCGGCATCAATTCGCCCCAGGGCAAGAACCTGCTCGGCGCGTTTCATCAGCCGGTATTGGTGATCGCGGATACCTCCGTGCTCGACACCCTGTCGCCGCGCCAGTTCCGCTCCGGCTATGCCGAAGTCGCTAAATATGGCGTGCTCGGCGATGAAGCCTTTTTCGCCTGGCTCGAAGCCAATCACGCCGACATCTTCTCCGGCGGCGCGGCGCGCGAGCACGCCATCGCAACCTCCTGCCGCGCCAAGGCCGCGATCGTCTCCCGCGACGAGCGCGAAAACGGTGAGCGCGCATTGCTCAATCTCGGCCACACGTTCGGCCATGCGCTGGAGGCCGCGACCGGCTTTTCCGATCGCCTGTTCCATGGCGAGGGCGTTGCCATCGGCATGGTGCTGGCGGCAGAGTTTTCCGCCAGGCTCGGCATGATCTCCGCGGCAGACGCCGCCCGCGTCGACCGCCATCTTGCGTCCGTCGGCCTGCCGACCCATTTGCAGGACATCGCGGGCTTCGCCCAGGAGGGGCTCGCGGATGCCGACGCCCTGATGGCGCTGATGGCGCAGGACAAGAAGGTCAAGCGCGGCAAGCTGACCTTCATCCTACTGCAGGCGATCGGCCGCGCGGTGGTGGCAAACGACGTCGAGCCGGCGCTGGTCCGCGATTTCCTGCAACAGAAGTTGTCGGGATGA
- a CDS encoding BolA family transcriptional regulator: MSTRDVIINKLREAFLPESLDVTDESHLHEGHAGHRPGGETHFRVYIVSPAFEGKSRIERHRLVNATLEAELRGSVHALAIKAQAPGETAGR, encoded by the coding sequence ATGAGCACCAGGGACGTTATCATAAACAAGTTGCGTGAAGCTTTCTTGCCAGAAAGCCTCGACGTCACGGACGAATCTCATCTGCATGAGGGCCATGCGGGTCACCGGCCGGGCGGCGAGACGCACTTTAGAGTGTATATCGTATCTCCGGCCTTCGAAGGGAAGAGCCGGATTGAACGCCACCGGCTGGTAAATGCAACGCTTGAGGCGGAACTTAGGGGATCCGTCCATGCGCTGGCGATCAAGGCGCAGGCGCCGGGAGAAACCGCCGGCCGGTGA
- the cobS gene encoding cobaltochelatase subunit CobS — protein MTTAAMSKVSEPAGLPDMKVSVRQVFGIDSDLEVPAYSEVDPHVPEVDSDYRFDRATTLAILAGFAKNRRVMVTGYHGTGKSTHIEQVAARLNWPCVRVNLDSHISRIDLVGKDSIVIKDGKQVTEFRDGILPWALQHNIALVFDEYDAGRPDVMFVIQRVLEVSGRLTLLDQNKVIKPHPSFRLFSTANTVGLGDTSGLYHGTQQINQGQMDRWSIVTTLNYLAHDEEVEIVLAKAHHYRTQEGRDIVNKMVRLADLTRNAFANGDLSTVMSPRTVITWAENSEIFGDIGFAFRVTFLNKCDELERPLVAEFYQRCFNAELPESSVNVALS, from the coding sequence ATGACGACCGCCGCCATGAGCAAAGTTTCGGAGCCCGCCGGTTTGCCCGACATGAAGGTGTCGGTCCGGCAGGTCTTCGGTATCGACAGCGATCTCGAAGTGCCGGCCTATTCCGAAGTCGACCCGCATGTGCCGGAAGTTGATTCGGATTACCGCTTCGACCGCGCCACCACGCTCGCAATTCTCGCCGGTTTTGCCAAGAACCGCCGCGTCATGGTCACTGGCTATCACGGTACCGGCAAATCGACCCATATCGAGCAGGTCGCGGCGCGCCTGAACTGGCCGTGCGTGCGTGTCAACCTCGACAGCCACATCAGCCGCATCGACCTGGTCGGCAAGGATTCGATCGTCATCAAGGACGGCAAGCAGGTCACCGAATTCCGTGACGGCATCCTGCCTTGGGCGCTGCAGCACAACATCGCGCTGGTGTTCGACGAATACGACGCCGGCCGCCCCGACGTGATGTTCGTGATCCAGCGCGTGCTGGAAGTTTCCGGCCGCCTGACGCTCTTGGATCAGAACAAGGTGATCAAGCCGCACCCGTCGTTCCGCCTGTTCTCGACCGCCAACACGGTCGGCCTCGGCGATACCTCGGGCCTCTATCACGGCACCCAGCAGATCAACCAGGGCCAGATGGACCGCTGGTCGATCGTCACCACGCTGAACTATCTGGCGCATGACGAAGAGGTCGAAATCGTGCTGGCCAAGGCGCATCACTATCGCACGCAGGAAGGCCGCGACATCGTCAACAAGATGGTGCGGCTCGCCGATCTCACCCGCAACGCCTTCGCCAATGGCGATTTGTCGACGGTGATGAGCCCGCGCACCGTGATCACCTGGGCTGAGAACTCCGAAATCTTCGGCGATATCGGTTTTGCGTTCCGCGTCACCTTCCTCAACAAATGTGACGAACTGGAGCGGCCGCTGGTGGCGGAATTCTATCAGCGTTGCTTCAATGCGGAACTGCCCGAGAGTTCGGTGAACGTGGCACTCAGCTAG
- a CDS encoding citrate synthase/methylcitrate synthase produces MNMQISKTPIGLDGIPAAETVLSHVDGERGELIIAGERVGDLARKTGFEGVTARLWSGGTGHPIGEAAVRAALGAGRERAFARLPDLLGITRGLSIIDGFRAAIAGLRAEAGLAHEATIVGAFPVIAGALVQRVKGNDPVAPDPTASHAADTLSMMLGRKPDAREAAALDAYFVTVCDHGMNASTFTTRVVASTQADLFAAVTAGYCALTGPLHGGAPEPVLEMLDAIGSTERIKPWVDSALARGERLMGFGHRVYRVRDPRADVLKGAIERLAGEGTDLPFAGEVEAYIRSALRIKNPDRPLDTNVEFFTAILLDALKIPRQAFTPIFAVARAAGWTAHAREQQRGGRLIRPSSAYIGPMPG; encoded by the coding sequence ATGAACATGCAGATTTCCAAGACCCCGATCGGCCTCGACGGCATTCCGGCCGCTGAGACCGTGCTCAGCCATGTTGATGGCGAGCGCGGGGAACTGATCATTGCCGGCGAGCGGGTCGGCGATCTCGCCCGCAAGACCGGTTTTGAGGGCGTGACCGCCCGGTTGTGGAGCGGCGGCACCGGCCACCCCATTGGCGAAGCCGCGGTACGCGCGGCGCTCGGCGCGGGGCGTGAACGCGCCTTCGCCCGGTTGCCGGACCTGCTTGGCATCACACGCGGCCTATCGATCATCGACGGTTTTCGCGCGGCGATCGCTGGCCTGCGCGCGGAAGCGGGCCTCGCACATGAGGCCACTATCGTCGGCGCATTTCCGGTGATTGCCGGCGCGCTGGTGCAGCGGGTGAAGGGCAACGATCCCGTCGCGCCCGATCCGACCGCGAGCCACGCCGCCGACACACTGTCGATGATGCTCGGCCGCAAGCCTGACGCGCGGGAGGCTGCGGCGCTCGACGCGTATTTCGTCACGGTGTGCGACCACGGCATGAATGCATCGACCTTTACGACGCGGGTGGTGGCCTCGACGCAGGCCGATTTGTTCGCAGCCGTGACGGCCGGATATTGCGCCCTCACCGGCCCACTGCATGGCGGCGCGCCCGAGCCGGTGCTGGAAATGCTCGATGCGATCGGCTCGACCGAACGCATCAAGCCGTGGGTCGACAGCGCGCTGGCCCGAGGCGAGCGGCTGATGGGCTTCGGCCACCGCGTCTATCGCGTCCGCGATCCGCGCGCCGACGTGCTCAAGGGCGCGATCGAGCGGCTCGCCGGTGAAGGCACCGACCTGCCGTTTGCGGGCGAGGTCGAGGCCTATATCCGCAGCGCGTTGCGGATCAAGAATCCGGACCGGCCGCTCGACACCAATGTGGAGTTCTTCACCGCGATCCTGCTCGACGCGCTGAAAATCCCGCGGCAGGCGTTTACGCCGATCTTTGCGGTGGCGCGTGCGGCGGGTTGGACGGCGCATGCGCGCGAGCAGCAGCGCGGCGGACGGCTGATCCGGCCGAGTTCGGCGTATATCGGGCCAATGCCGGGGTGA
- a CDS encoding histidine kinase → MPSLFRFLMVVGVIAGVIYGVIFSLANFVTPKPREMTVTIPADKFLKK, encoded by the coding sequence ATGCCCAGTTTGTTCCGCTTTCTGATGGTCGTCGGCGTGATCGCCGGGGTGATCTATGGAGTGATTTTTTCGCTGGCGAACTTCGTCACGCCGAAGCCCCGGGAAATGACGGTCACCATCCCGGCAGACAAGTTCCTCAAGAAGTAG
- a CDS encoding shikimate kinase, whose product MSETAAPAQASPTQEADITSALGRRSIVLVGMMGAGKSTIGRRLAARLRLPFLDADIEIEAAAGMSIPDIFETHGEPHFRDGEARVIARLLDGGPAVIATGGGAFMREETRSRIRDKAVSIWLKADVDIIMKRVKRRADRPLLQTEDPVATVSRLLESREPVYQTADLIILSRDVPHDRIVDECIDALRARLCAGAPSAQPATDGMNVTP is encoded by the coding sequence ATGTCCGAGACCGCCGCACCGGCACAGGCGAGCCCGACCCAGGAGGCCGACATCACGTCGGCGCTGGGAAGGCGTTCGATCGTGCTGGTCGGCATGATGGGCGCCGGCAAGTCGACCATCGGCCGGCGGCTGGCGGCCCGGCTGCGCCTGCCGTTTCTCGACGCCGATATTGAGATTGAGGCGGCGGCCGGGATGTCGATCCCGGACATTTTCGAAACCCATGGCGAGCCGCATTTTCGGGACGGCGAGGCGCGGGTGATCGCGCGACTGCTCGATGGCGGCCCGGCCGTGATCGCCACCGGCGGCGGCGCCTTCATGCGCGAGGAGACCCGCAGCCGCATCCGCGACAAGGCGGTCTCGATCTGGCTCAAGGCAGACGTCGACATCATCATGAAGCGCGTCAAGCGCCGGGCCGACCGGCCGCTGCTGCAGACCGAGGATCCGGTTGCGACCGTCAGCCGCCTGCTCGAATCGCGCGAGCCGGTCTATCAGACCGCCGACCTGATCATTCTGTCACGCGACGTGCCGCACGACCGTATCGTCGACGAATGTATCGATGCCCTGCGCGCCCGGCTGTGCGCCGGCGCGCCTTCTGCCCAGCCGGCAACCGACGGGATGAACGTCACGCCATGA
- a CDS encoding DedA family protein, protein MTSFLDPIIAFVSAHPWLAYLTLFLAALLEAIPVAGALVPGSTIILALSALVPGGELNLWGVLAAAIAGALLGDGSAFWAGHRSQREILSAWPMSKYPAVMAQSETFFQRWGSLAVLFGRFAPPIRAFVPVTAGALGMSPARFYSVNVAAVLAWASAHILPGVFAVSALHHYAGLPHHQHIGKHLWILGVCAAAIIALGVWTLRRRRTAADQARTGLRPGAGPT, encoded by the coding sequence GTGACTTCATTCCTCGATCCCATCATTGCCTTCGTTTCGGCCCATCCGTGGCTGGCCTATCTGACCCTATTTCTCGCTGCCCTCCTGGAAGCGATCCCCGTCGCAGGCGCACTGGTGCCGGGCTCAACCATCATCCTGGCCCTGAGCGCGCTGGTGCCCGGCGGCGAACTGAACCTGTGGGGCGTGCTGGCGGCCGCGATTGCAGGCGCCCTGCTCGGCGACGGCTCGGCATTTTGGGCCGGCCATCGCTCGCAACGCGAGATTCTCAGCGCCTGGCCGATGTCGAAATATCCCGCCGTGATGGCGCAGAGCGAAACGTTCTTCCAGCGCTGGGGATCGCTCGCCGTGCTGTTCGGGCGTTTTGCGCCACCGATCCGCGCGTTCGTGCCGGTCACTGCGGGCGCGCTCGGGATGTCGCCGGCCCGGTTCTACAGCGTCAACGTTGCCGCGGTCCTTGCGTGGGCTTCGGCGCACATTCTGCCGGGCGTGTTCGCAGTCTCGGCGCTGCACCACTATGCCGGCCTGCCGCATCACCAACACATCGGCAAACATCTCTGGATTTTGGGCGTGTGCGCGGCGGCGATCATCGCGCTCGGTGTCTGGACGCTGCGCCGACGCCGGACCGCTGCGGATCAGGCCCGGACAGGGCTGCGTCCCGGCGCCGGACCGACGTAA
- a CDS encoding AAA family ATPase: MSQKLIVLAGLPGSGKSTLAEGLCRHFSLPLFSIDPIEAAMRRGGLPRNDTGIAAYVVAQALAEEHLRLGQSVVIDAVNPVEAPRAAWRNLAARYRADLAIIECVCVDQATHRRRIEARIRGIEGMAEVTWERVEKRRAEYEAWTDARLTLDTSAQPPERLLAEAIFYLT; this comes from the coding sequence ATGTCGCAGAAGCTCATTGTTTTAGCCGGCCTTCCCGGTTCCGGAAAGAGTACGCTCGCCGAAGGCCTTTGCCGACATTTTTCGCTACCGCTGTTTTCGATCGATCCGATCGAGGCGGCGATGCGGCGCGGCGGCCTGCCCCGGAATGATACGGGAATCGCGGCCTATGTCGTTGCGCAAGCATTGGCCGAGGAGCATCTGCGGCTGGGGCAGTCCGTCGTGATCGACGCCGTCAATCCGGTCGAGGCGCCGCGCGCCGCATGGCGAAACCTCGCCGCAAGATATCGCGCGGATCTCGCGATCATCGAATGCGTCTGCGTCGACCAAGCGACGCATCGCCGGCGGATCGAAGCGCGAATCCGCGGCATCGAGGGCATGGCCGAGGTCACCTGGGAAAGGGTCGAAAAGCGACGCGCGGAATATGAAGCCTGGACCGATGCGAGGCTGACGCTGGATACGTCGGCGCAGCCGCCAGAACGGCTGCTCGCCGAAGCCATCTTCTATCTGACATGA
- a CDS encoding GNAT family N-acetyltransferase: protein MAKISVERTIGKTKKAVLGGLLGFNAEKMGKQKYKRLAISLREGDKIVGGIVGEVWTTVLFIQLFWMEQKLRGKDYGTRLIKAIEDEARKFGATRSYLDTMSFQAPGFYRACGYEEFGSIEGYPGGVTRHWFTKAL from the coding sequence ATGGCGAAAATTTCCGTCGAGCGCACCATTGGAAAGACCAAGAAGGCGGTGCTCGGCGGACTTCTCGGCTTCAACGCCGAGAAGATGGGGAAGCAGAAATACAAACGCCTCGCCATCTCGCTGCGTGAAGGGGACAAGATCGTCGGCGGTATTGTCGGCGAAGTCTGGACCACGGTGCTGTTCATTCAGCTGTTCTGGATGGAGCAGAAGCTTCGCGGCAAGGACTACGGAACGAGGTTGATAAAGGCGATTGAGGACGAAGCGAGAAAGTTCGGGGCCACGCGGTCCTATCTGGACACGATGAGTTTTCAGGCGCCGGGTTTCTACCGCGCTTGCGGTTATGAGGAATTCGGTTCGATCGAAGGCTATCCCGGCGGCGTCACGCGGCACTGGTTTACGAAAGCGCTATGA
- a CDS encoding hemolysin family protein produces MSSTAFNLLLAILLLAANAFYVAAEFALVKSRGFRIKAMVEQDRFGAHLLHGMMGNIEAYLACCQLGITMASLGLGWVGEPTVSALLEPLLIPLGMSERTLHFVSFLAGFLIFSSLHIVIGEQVPKTFAIRQPTPVSQWIAYPLHLSYLVFWPLNWLLNAASRGILRMFGVQESSQHEILTDSEIEGLVEESAVHGGIESGEAEYIHNVFRFGDLAVSDVMVHRTAMMMINADLPPEDLVREVLATEYTRIPLWRDKPENIIGVLHAKDLLRAIRATEGDMSRINVSAIMLPPWFVPEMRPLSEQLKAFRRRKTHFALVVDEYGEVEGMVTLEDILEEIVGDISDEHDVVVAGVRVQADGSVVVDGSVPIRDLNRAMNWHLPDEEATTVAGLVIHEARSIPERGQNFTFHGCRFRVLRRERNRITALKITPLPREAEAEELKPKRAGTAF; encoded by the coding sequence ATGAGTTCGACCGCGTTCAATCTGCTGCTCGCGATCCTGTTGCTCGCCGCCAACGCGTTTTACGTGGCCGCCGAGTTTGCGCTGGTCAAGAGCCGCGGCTTTCGCATCAAGGCGATGGTCGAGCAGGACCGCTTCGGCGCGCACTTGCTGCACGGCATGATGGGCAATATCGAAGCCTATCTCGCCTGCTGCCAGCTCGGCATCACCATGGCCTCGCTCGGCCTCGGCTGGGTCGGCGAGCCCACAGTGTCGGCGCTGCTCGAGCCGCTGCTCATTCCGCTCGGCATGTCGGAACGTACCCTGCACTTCGTGTCGTTCCTGGCCGGCTTCCTGATATTCTCCTCGCTGCATATCGTCATCGGCGAGCAGGTGCCGAAGACGTTCGCGATCCGCCAGCCGACGCCGGTCTCGCAATGGATCGCCTATCCGCTGCATCTGTCCTACCTGGTTTTCTGGCCGCTGAACTGGCTGCTCAACGCCGCTTCGCGCGGGATCCTGCGCATGTTCGGCGTGCAGGAATCCTCGCAGCATGAAATCCTCACCGATTCCGAGATCGAGGGGCTGGTGGAAGAATCGGCCGTGCACGGCGGCATCGAGAGCGGTGAGGCCGAATACATTCACAACGTCTTCCGCTTCGGCGACCTCGCCGTATCAGACGTCATGGTCCATCGCACGGCCATGATGATGATCAACGCCGATCTGCCGCCCGAAGACCTGGTGCGCGAGGTGCTGGCAACCGAGTACACCCGCATTCCCCTGTGGCGCGACAAGCCCGAAAACATCATCGGCGTGCTGCACGCCAAGGATCTCTTGCGCGCGATCCGCGCCACCGAAGGCGATATGTCGCGCATCAACGTATCAGCGATCATGCTGCCGCCCTGGTTCGTGCCGGAGATGCGGCCTTTGTCCGAACAGTTGAAGGCGTTCCGCCGCCGCAAGACCCACTTCGCGCTCGTCGTCGATGAGTACGGCGAAGTCGAAGGCATGGTGACGCTCGAAGACATTTTGGAAGAGATCGTCGGCGATATTTCCGATGAGCACGATGTCGTGGTTGCCGGCGTGCGTGTCCAGGCCGACGGCTCCGTGGTGGTGGATGGCTCGGTGCCGATCCGCGATCTCAACCGCGCCATGAACTGGCATCTGCCCGACGAGGAGGCGACTACGGTAGCGGGTCTCGTGATCCACGAAGCGCGCTCGATCCCCGAGCGCGGCCAGAATTTCACATTCCATGGCTGCCGTTTCCGCGTGCTGCGCCGCGAGCGCAACCGCATCACCGCGCTGAAAATCACACCCCTGCCGCGCGAAGCCGAGGCGGAGGAGCTGAAGCCGAAGCGGGCAGGGACGGCGTTCTGA
- a CDS encoding citrate synthase family protein, producing MKKSAGLYLSAREASAELAISQATLYAYVSRGLIRSEPSQDSRSHRYRAEDVRTLKERRTPSPEPRGLRSFDADLPVMDSTVGTITEEGAIYRGVNCIDLAERDTLEHAATLLWDVTGVDPFDQDNCPIVSDEMRAVAEATRKANAIDRAIAVLALAAAADPRAFTRAPDGRAMVGGRIARLVVATMLNARSSAKPLHSQIARAWAPDNKHAPDLIRRALVLLADHELNASTFTVRCAASTGLNLYDAVIAGLVALKGPKHGGAGVLAAQLLKTLANGEVAPVIRERVALGERFAGFGHGVYKHGDPRARALLEALARSGADRKLTHEIPDSIAEATGEFVNIDYALAVLVHTLGLPPGHELVLFSMARTVGWIAHACEQLQHGRLIRPRARYVGPAPGRSPVRA from the coding sequence ATGAAAAAATCCGCCGGCCTTTACCTCTCGGCCCGCGAGGCCTCCGCCGAACTCGCGATCTCGCAGGCCACTCTTTATGCTTATGTCAGCCGTGGCCTGATCCGCTCGGAGCCGTCGCAGGATTCCCGCAGCCACCGCTACCGGGCCGAGGACGTCCGCACGCTGAAGGAACGGCGCACCCCCTCGCCGGAGCCGCGCGGCCTGCGCAGCTTCGACGCCGATCTGCCGGTAATGGATTCAACGGTCGGAACCATTACCGAGGAGGGCGCGATCTATCGCGGCGTCAACTGCATCGATCTTGCCGAGCGCGACACGCTCGAACACGCCGCGACGCTGCTCTGGGACGTGACCGGCGTCGATCCATTCGATCAGGACAATTGCCCGATCGTGTCAGACGAAATGCGCGCTGTCGCCGAGGCCACACGCAAAGCCAACGCGATCGATCGCGCCATCGCCGTGCTGGCGCTGGCAGCCGCCGCTGACCCGCGCGCCTTCACCCGGGCGCCCGACGGACGCGCGATGGTCGGCGGCCGTATCGCGCGGCTGGTGGTTGCGACCATGCTGAACGCACGATCATCGGCAAAACCGCTTCATTCGCAGATTGCGCGCGCCTGGGCGCCCGACAACAAGCACGCGCCCGACCTGATCCGCCGCGCGCTAGTTCTGCTGGCCGATCATGAACTGAACGCCTCGACCTTCACCGTGCGCTGTGCGGCGTCGACCGGCCTGAATCTCTATGACGCCGTGATTGCCGGCCTCGTCGCATTGAAGGGGCCGAAGCACGGTGGCGCCGGCGTGCTGGCGGCGCAGCTTCTGAAGACGCTTGCCAATGGCGAGGTCGCCCCGGTCATCCGCGAGCGCGTCGCGCTTGGCGAGCGGTTCGCGGGCTTTGGCCATGGGGTCTACAAGCACGGCGATCCCCGCGCACGCGCGCTCTTGGAAGCGCTGGCGCGCTCCGGCGCCGACCGCAAGCTCACCCACGAAATTCCTGACAGCATTGCCGAGGCGACCGGCGAATTCGTCAATATCGACTATGCCCTTGCGGTACTCGTGCACACGCTCGGCCTGCCGCCGGGCCATGAACTGGTGCTGTTTTCGATGGCGCGCACGGTGGGGTGGATCGCGCATGCCTGCGAGCAATTGCAGCACGGCCGGTTGATCCGGCCCCGCGCCCGTTACGTCGGTCCGGCGCCGGGACGCAGCCCTGTCCGGGCCTGA
- a CDS encoding J domain-containing protein, with translation MPIDSSKFFDSIRIKPNKVSAKAQARANEESAMCEWAGCQNKGPHRAPKGRENSREYFHFCLNHVREYNQNYNFFQGMNADAVARYQKDALTGHRPTWKMGANTAGKKGKQPSAEDFDGAADPFSMFSELNGRGRWRPGPGFEAKAETRKVMNAERKALQVMGLSAEATLDDVKAKYKALVKQHHPDANGGDRSTEDRLIEIIKAYNYLKTVVRA, from the coding sequence ATGCCGATTGATTCATCCAAGTTCTTCGATTCCATTCGCATCAAGCCCAACAAGGTCAGCGCGAAGGCGCAGGCGCGTGCGAATGAAGAATCCGCCATGTGCGAATGGGCGGGCTGCCAGAACAAGGGGCCGCACCGCGCGCCCAAGGGCCGCGAAAATTCCCGCGAGTACTTTCACTTCTGTCTCAACCATGTGCGCGAGTACAACCAGAACTACAATTTCTTCCAGGGCATGAATGCCGATGCCGTCGCGCGTTACCAGAAGGATGCGCTAACCGGCCATCGTCCGACCTGGAAGATGGGCGCCAACACCGCCGGCAAGAAGGGCAAGCAGCCCAGCGCCGAGGATTTTGACGGCGCCGCCGATCCCTTCAGCATGTTCTCAGAGCTCAACGGCCGCGGCCGCTGGCGGCCCGGCCCGGGTTTTGAGGCCAAGGCCGAAACGCGCAAGGTGATGAACGCCGAGCGCAAGGCGCTGCAGGTGATGGGGCTTTCTGCCGAAGCAACCCTCGATGACGTCAAGGCCAAGTACAAGGCGCTGGTCAAGCAGCACCATCCCGACGCCAATGGCGGCGACCGCTCCACCGAGGACCGCCTGATCGAGATCATCAAGGCGTATAATTACCTGAAGACGGTCGTCCGCGCGTAA